The Vibrio chagasii genome includes a region encoding these proteins:
- the murQ gene encoding N-acetylmuramic acid 6-phosphate etherase — MSNDALISALSHLVSEGRNPDTMDIDLLTSLEVVEKINQQDKQVPLAIEAELPQIAKAVDKIAHAFQNGGRLIYMGAGTSGRLGVLDASECPPTFGVSDKMVIGLIAGGPEAILKAKEGAEDSLTLGIDDLKAIQFSEKDVVVGIAASGRTPYVIGALNYANQIGAVTVALSCNPDSPIADIAQIAISPVVGPEALTGSTRLKSGTAQKLVLNMLTTASMIRIGKSYQNLMVDVKATNEKLVARAARIVIQATECDKALAVSTLKTTDYDVKLAILMILTGLDLQAAKAQLDQQNGFLRKAVENNQSMSD, encoded by the coding sequence ATGAGTAACGACGCTCTCATATCAGCGCTCTCGCACCTCGTTTCGGAGGGGAGAAACCCTGACACTATGGATATTGATCTACTCACTTCTCTTGAAGTGGTCGAAAAGATTAACCAACAAGACAAACAAGTCCCACTGGCGATCGAAGCTGAACTGCCGCAAATAGCTAAGGCTGTTGATAAAATCGCTCACGCCTTTCAAAACGGAGGGCGACTGATTTATATGGGTGCTGGCACCAGTGGTCGATTGGGCGTATTAGATGCCTCAGAGTGCCCGCCCACATTTGGCGTTTCAGACAAAATGGTTATCGGCCTTATTGCCGGCGGACCAGAAGCGATTTTGAAAGCCAAAGAAGGGGCTGAAGATTCGCTGACGTTAGGTATCGATGATCTGAAAGCGATTCAATTTTCAGAAAAGGATGTTGTGGTTGGCATTGCGGCAAGCGGGCGTACGCCTTACGTGATTGGCGCACTCAACTACGCCAATCAAATCGGTGCGGTGACGGTTGCTCTGTCTTGTAATCCAGATTCGCCAATTGCTGATATTGCTCAGATCGCGATAAGCCCAGTGGTTGGCCCAGAGGCACTAACGGGGTCAACAAGGCTGAAATCCGGTACTGCACAAAAGCTGGTACTTAATATGCTGACCACAGCGAGCATGATTCGTATTGGTAAGAGCTACCAGAACCTGATGGTCGACGTAAAAGCGACCAACGAAAAGCTAGTAGCCCGCGCCGCTCGTATCGTTATTCAAGCAACCGAATGTGATAAAGCGTTGGCAGTGTCGACACTAAAAACCACTGACTACGACGTTAAGCTAGCGATTTTAATGATTCTGACCGGGCTTGATTTGCAGGCGGCGAAGGCTCAGCTTGACCAGCAGAACGGCTTTTTAAGAAAAGCGGTCGAGAATAATCAGTCAATGTCGGATTAA
- a CDS encoding anhydro-N-acetylmuramic acid kinase: protein MKSELYIGVMSGTSMDGVDTALVSIEDNRITLLAHDEYPMPKELKTRLLDVCIGQQTDLIAIGELDHQLGHLFADAVLQLLAKSETPASAVTAIGNHGQTVFHQPTGDSPFTMQLGDANIIAAKTEIQTVADFRRKDMALGGQGAPLVPAFHHTIFQPQESSVVVLNIGGISNISVLRPNQPTLGYDTGPGNMLMDAWVDKHTGEKFDCDAQFALQGQVNQALLKQLLEASYLSQTPPKSTGRELFNLPWLEQQLTEFNDISAQDVQRTLCEYTALTIANEVEAYRLGNAPALYVCGGGVRNPLLMKRLSELLPSWEVASTTNKGVDADYMEAMAFAWLAQRHVHQLPSNLPEVTGASRSASLGVLYSAN, encoded by the coding sequence ATGAAGTCAGAGTTATACATTGGCGTGATGTCAGGCACGAGCATGGACGGCGTTGATACGGCACTGGTGTCGATAGAAGACAACCGGATCACACTGCTTGCTCATGATGAGTATCCAATGCCAAAGGAACTCAAAACACGCCTGCTTGATGTATGTATCGGTCAGCAAACTGACTTGATTGCCATTGGTGAACTCGACCACCAGCTTGGTCACCTATTTGCGGATGCAGTTCTACAGCTTCTCGCCAAGTCTGAGACTCCAGCATCCGCTGTCACTGCAATTGGCAATCATGGTCAAACGGTATTCCATCAGCCAACAGGCGACTCTCCCTTTACCATGCAGTTAGGCGATGCCAACATTATTGCTGCTAAAACCGAGATTCAAACCGTCGCAGATTTTAGACGTAAAGACATGGCGCTTGGTGGACAAGGTGCACCACTGGTCCCCGCTTTTCACCATACTATTTTTCAACCGCAAGAAAGCTCAGTTGTTGTGCTGAACATTGGTGGCATATCGAATATTTCAGTACTGCGCCCGAATCAACCAACACTTGGTTATGATACTGGCCCAGGCAATATGTTAATGGACGCTTGGGTAGATAAACACACGGGTGAAAAATTTGACTGCGACGCTCAGTTCGCACTTCAAGGTCAAGTCAATCAAGCCTTATTAAAACAACTGCTGGAAGCGTCTTATTTATCTCAAACACCGCCGAAAAGTACCGGTAGAGAGCTATTCAACCTGCCTTGGTTGGAGCAACAATTAACAGAATTTAATGACATCTCAGCACAAGATGTCCAACGCACGCTTTGCGAATATACGGCTTTGACGATAGCCAATGAAGTCGAGGCTTACCGCTTAGGTAACGCACCAGCATTGTATGTATGTGGTGGTGGGGTTAGAAACCCACTATTGATGAAGAGGCTTTCTGAGCTTCTACCAAGCTGGGAGGTTGCCTCAACCACCAACAAAGGTGTAGACGCTGACTATATGGAAGCCATGGCTTTTGCTTGGCTTGCTCAACGTCATGTTCATCAACTACCGAGTAATTTACCAGAAGTGACTGGTGCAAGCAGATCTGCCTCTCTAGGCGTTCTATATAGTGCTAACTAA
- a CDS encoding BadF/BadG/BcrA/BcrD ATPase family protein, translating into MITHTLAVDGGGTKTAMRLKRISPTPSVIKERTLAATSLTLYGETAITQLTHYIEEMLSVNQISPKQCYIVVGVAGAGNAQLKAKLQLALSHFPNLYVTTDAEASVVGANRGEGVNCIAIGTGSVAIQLDNQYVTHQFGGWGFPIGDQGGGSWLGFKAVQQTLVEFDAQRCSLTSQLVMKKTGNVRSAILKWTRSANATDYAQLAKELVELESCCPTAKDIVEQGIQEIERLARTCSDNNSLPIMFLGSLGPFYRDKLPQALQDRSLEVQGNALDGAEIIAHQKLCPLN; encoded by the coding sequence ATGATTACTCATACTCTAGCCGTCGATGGTGGCGGCACAAAAACCGCAATGAGACTCAAGCGAATTTCGCCGACACCGAGCGTAATTAAAGAGCGTACTTTGGCCGCAACATCACTAACCTTATACGGTGAAACAGCCATCACTCAACTCACTCATTACATTGAAGAAATGCTGAGTGTGAATCAGATAAGTCCGAAACAGTGTTATATTGTGGTCGGTGTTGCTGGCGCAGGTAATGCTCAACTAAAAGCGAAATTACAACTGGCACTGTCCCATTTCCCAAACCTGTATGTGACGACCGATGCTGAAGCCTCGGTCGTTGGTGCAAATAGAGGGGAAGGCGTAAACTGTATTGCGATTGGCACAGGTTCGGTTGCGATTCAATTAGACAACCAATACGTGACCCATCAATTTGGCGGTTGGGGTTTCCCCATTGGCGATCAGGGTGGTGGCTCTTGGCTTGGTTTTAAAGCGGTTCAGCAAACACTTGTCGAGTTTGACGCTCAACGTTGCTCGTTAACGAGTCAACTTGTCATGAAGAAAACAGGCAATGTCCGCAGTGCGATCCTAAAATGGACTCGCTCAGCCAACGCAACCGATTATGCTCAACTTGCAAAAGAGCTTGTCGAGTTAGAATCGTGTTGTCCAACGGCCAAAGACATCGTTGAGCAAGGCATTCAAGAAATTGAGCGGCTTGCACGAACATGCTCAGACAACAACTCACTACCGATCATGTTCTTAGGCAGCTTAGGCCCTTTCTATCGTGACAAACTGCCACAAGCGCTACAAGATCGCAGCTTAGAGGTTCAAGGTAATGCTTTAGATGGTGCGGAAATCATCGCACATCAAAAGCTTTGCCCGCTAAATTAA
- a CDS encoding sodium:solute symporter, which produces MNSLFTSLDWAVFAIYFVVIAFTGWHFSRTKITSTKDYFLGGNSMPMWVVAISVLATSQSAATFLGGPESSYRGDLTYLATNIGGILGAIFVALILIPRFYQNKVSTVYELLKVRFGEKTKQRAGVMYLVGRVFASGARLYMAAIAVSMILFTNIDPSSVITSVVILVTVGLAYTYMGGIRSVIWSDLIQLVVYVGAAIAVIIYLLGQIPADFSQIAQVLANPGEGQSSKLTLLDFTLDLTPAGTFSFWACITGFVLLNIGAFGLDQDMTQRVLTCKDAKQGSKAMLNSIIFSIPVVLVFMSIGLLLYVFYQRPDLMGVEGKDVVQSFNGENVTIFMYYVLNEMPAGLRGLVTVGVVAAALSTLNSGLNSMSSVAIQDIYKPWLEARKGEQDDFHYVKAGRFGMAAAALALGSMGILCYYWQQYTDMPLLSFALSVMVFAYTGLLGVYFTAIFTERGNETSVALALVAGFLTTLLMQAYVWDSVMGMINTDWVGVRLAFPYQLCVGTFVSLLVCLSGKKQPQEANKLQTVSQ; this is translated from the coding sequence ATGAATTCACTATTTACTTCGCTGGATTGGGCGGTATTTGCGATTTACTTCGTTGTTATCGCCTTCACAGGTTGGCATTTCAGCCGAACCAAAATCACGAGTACCAAGGACTATTTTTTAGGCGGTAACTCAATGCCAATGTGGGTGGTGGCTATCTCAGTACTCGCAACCTCACAGTCAGCAGCGACGTTTTTAGGTGGACCAGAATCGAGCTACCGTGGCGACCTCACTTACCTAGCTACTAATATTGGCGGTATTCTGGGCGCTATTTTTGTCGCTCTAATTCTGATTCCTCGCTTCTATCAAAACAAAGTTTCAACAGTATATGAGCTACTGAAAGTGCGTTTTGGCGAGAAAACTAAGCAGCGTGCTGGTGTAATGTATTTGGTTGGTCGTGTGTTTGCTTCTGGTGCTCGTCTATATATGGCGGCTATCGCAGTATCTATGATTCTATTTACCAATATTGACCCAAGCAGCGTTATCACTTCCGTGGTGATTTTGGTCACCGTTGGCCTCGCTTACACCTACATGGGCGGTATCCGCTCGGTTATCTGGAGTGACCTGATCCAACTTGTGGTGTACGTCGGTGCAGCTATTGCAGTCATTATCTACTTACTAGGTCAGATCCCGGCAGATTTCAGCCAAATAGCACAAGTGCTTGCCAACCCTGGTGAAGGTCAATCTTCGAAGCTGACCTTGCTCGATTTCACTCTTGATTTAACGCCTGCTGGTACTTTCAGCTTCTGGGCATGTATTACTGGTTTTGTACTCTTGAATATTGGTGCGTTTGGTCTTGATCAAGACATGACCCAGCGAGTTCTAACCTGTAAAGATGCCAAGCAAGGCTCTAAGGCGATGCTCAACTCAATCATCTTCTCTATCCCTGTTGTGTTGGTTTTCATGTCGATTGGCCTGCTTCTGTATGTTTTCTATCAACGACCTGACCTGATGGGCGTCGAAGGTAAAGATGTCGTGCAGAGCTTTAATGGTGAGAACGTAACAATTTTCATGTACTACGTGCTCAATGAAATGCCGGCGGGTCTTCGAGGCTTAGTGACCGTTGGCGTGGTTGCGGCAGCGCTTTCAACATTAAACTCAGGCTTGAACTCAATGTCTTCTGTTGCGATTCAAGATATCTACAAACCATGGTTAGAAGCTCGTAAAGGCGAACAAGATGATTTCCATTATGTAAAAGCGGGTCGCTTCGGTATGGCCGCAGCTGCGCTAGCCTTAGGTAGCATGGGTATCTTATGTTACTACTGGCAGCAATATACCGACATGCCATTATTGTCGTTCGCTTTGAGTGTGATGGTGTTTGCTTACACCGGATTATTGGGGGTCTACTTCACGGCGATTTTCACCGAGCGCGGCAATGAAACATCAGTAGCGTTGGCGCTTGTGGCCGGCTTCCTAACGACGTTACTGATGCAAGCTTATGTTTGGGATAGCGTAATGGGTATGATTAATACGGATTGGGTGGGTGTTCGATTGGCCTTCCCGTATCAACTGTGTGTAGGTACCTTTGTGTCATTGCTCGTCTGTCTATCAGGCAAGAAGCAGCCTCAAGAAGCAAACAAACTACAAACAGTTAGCCAATGA
- a CDS encoding MurR/RpiR family transcriptional regulator, whose protein sequence is MKGIAKVKALLPKLSPSDSLVARYVLDHPQQVKQLSSPELAKAVGVSQSTIVKFSQKIGYKGFSEMKVKLYQSDMSYQPVSQRGIHGTITRKDSPDTVMDKLLASKTQSLERTVLLNEGEQLSNAADLLHLANKIQISGVGASSLVAKDFAYKLMKIGHAVHAEPDAHIQIANAASLTENDVLVAISYSGKTREVVKVAQLARSKKAKVIVISQLSPSALDKYADIKLISAADENHIRSSSITARDSQLYITDLLFIALTQQEEQADQLIEQSKSAVAEFKQ, encoded by the coding sequence GTGAAAGGCATTGCGAAAGTAAAAGCGTTATTACCCAAGCTTTCTCCATCGGATTCGCTGGTGGCACGATATGTATTGGATCACCCGCAGCAGGTTAAGCAACTCTCTTCCCCTGAATTAGCGAAAGCGGTAGGGGTGAGTCAGTCGACGATCGTCAAGTTTAGTCAGAAGATCGGTTATAAAGGCTTTTCTGAAATGAAGGTGAAACTCTATCAGAGTGATATGAGTTATCAGCCTGTTTCTCAACGAGGCATACACGGCACCATCACCAGAAAAGATTCGCCAGATACCGTGATGGACAAACTTCTTGCAAGCAAAACACAATCGCTTGAACGTACCGTGTTATTAAATGAGGGCGAACAGCTGAGTAATGCCGCTGACCTACTGCACCTTGCCAATAAAATTCAAATTTCAGGTGTTGGAGCATCGTCGCTAGTCGCGAAAGATTTCGCTTATAAGCTGATGAAGATTGGTCATGCGGTTCATGCGGAACCTGATGCTCATATTCAGATTGCCAACGCGGCATCGCTTACTGAAAATGATGTGTTGGTAGCGATTTCCTATTCAGGAAAAACCAGAGAAGTTGTAAAAGTGGCTCAGTTAGCGAGATCGAAAAAGGCCAAGGTCATTGTGATTAGCCAGTTATCTCCTTCGGCTCTGGACAAGTATGCTGATATCAAACTCATTTCGGCGGCTGACGAGAACCATATTCGTAGTTCCTCTATCACAGCGCGTGATAGCCAACTTTATATTACTGACTTGTTGTTCATTGCGTTAACTCAGCAAGAAGAGCAAGCTGACCAATTAATCGAACAAAGTAAATCTGCGGTAGCGGAATTTAAGCAATAG
- the nagZ gene encoding beta-N-acetylhexosaminidase: protein MGPLWVDVAGYELTAEDKEILEHPTVGGLILFARNYHDSKQLSALNKEIRKAAKRPILIGVDQEGGRVQRFRDGFSIIPAAQEFATQKNGEQLAEQAGWLMAAELIAHDIDLSFAPVLDKGHQCKAIGNRAFGEDIDTIVRHSSAFIKGMKSVGMATTGKHFPGHGGVIADSHLETPYDPRDDIFETDMAIFKAQIEAGILDAMMPAHVVFSHYDDQPASGSQYWLQKVLRQKLGFKGLIFSDDLTMEGAAIMGGPADRAKAALSAGCDMVLMCNKRDAQIEALDHLAIQEVLLANSLLKKHSFDLPTLHSDTRWKEASEQIKRMLNDA from the coding sequence ATGGGACCGTTGTGGGTTGATGTTGCAGGCTACGAACTGACTGCGGAAGACAAAGAAATTTTAGAGCACCCAACTGTTGGTGGTCTCATTTTATTTGCTAGAAACTACCACGATAGCAAGCAGCTATCGGCTTTAAATAAAGAGATTCGAAAAGCGGCTAAGCGTCCTATTTTAATTGGTGTTGACCAAGAAGGTGGACGAGTACAGCGTTTCCGCGATGGTTTTTCTATTATCCCAGCTGCTCAAGAGTTCGCGACTCAAAAGAATGGTGAACAATTAGCTGAACAAGCTGGTTGGTTGATGGCAGCGGAGCTGATTGCTCATGATATCGATCTAAGTTTTGCACCAGTATTAGATAAAGGTCATCAATGCAAAGCGATTGGCAACCGAGCGTTTGGTGAAGATATTGATACCATCGTTCGTCATAGCAGTGCATTCATCAAAGGCATGAAGTCCGTTGGTATGGCGACAACTGGAAAGCACTTCCCTGGCCATGGTGGTGTGATAGCTGATTCGCATCTAGAAACGCCTTACGACCCTCGAGACGATATCTTTGAAACCGATATGGCGATTTTTAAGGCGCAAATTGAAGCGGGAATATTAGATGCGATGATGCCTGCACACGTGGTTTTCTCTCATTACGATGACCAACCAGCAAGTGGCTCTCAATATTGGTTACAGAAAGTATTGAGACAAAAGCTGGGCTTTAAAGGCTTGATCTTCTCTGATGATTTAACGATGGAAGGTGCTGCGATCATGGGCGGACCAGCCGACAGAGCAAAAGCAGCCTTGAGTGCGGGCTGTGACATGGTGTTGATGTGTAATAAACGAGATGCACAAATTGAGGCTCTTGATCACTTAGCGATTCAAGAGGTGCTTTTAGCCAACTCATTGCTTAAAAAACACAGCTTTGATTTGCCGACTCTTCACTCTGATACCCGATGGAAAGAGGCTTCAGAGCAGATTAAGCGAATGCTAAACGATGCGTGA
- a CDS encoding 3-deoxy-7-phosphoheptulonate synthase codes for MQKSELSNVNIIDEQVLITPEELKAKLPLSDNARRFIQESRQTIANIIHKKDHRMLVVCGPCSIHDVEAAKEYAKRLKALSEQLSDQLYIVMRVYFEKPRTTVGWKGLINDPHLDGTFDIEHGLHVGRELLVELAEMEIPLATEALDPISPQYLADTFSWAAIGARTTESQTHREMASGLSMPIGFKNGTDGNLGTAINAMQAASSSHRFMGISREGQVALLTTQGNPNGHVILRGGKQTNYDSVSVHECEQELGKSGLEAALMVDCSHANSRKDFRRQPLVAEDVIHQIREGNKSIIGLMIESHINEGNQSSDIPLNEMKYGVSITDACINWDTTEALLKHAHTELVPFLENRLKG; via the coding sequence ATGCAGAAAAGTGAATTAAGCAATGTCAATATTATCGACGAACAGGTACTGATTACTCCTGAGGAGTTAAAAGCAAAACTGCCTTTGAGTGATAATGCTCGTCGTTTCATTCAAGAGTCTCGTCAAACTATCGCAAACATCATCCATAAGAAAGATCACCGCATGCTAGTTGTATGTGGCCCGTGTTCTATCCATGATGTTGAAGCGGCAAAAGAGTACGCGAAACGCCTAAAAGCTTTATCTGAGCAACTTAGCGATCAACTGTATATTGTTATGCGTGTTTACTTTGAAAAGCCTCGTACTACGGTGGGCTGGAAAGGTTTAATCAACGACCCTCATCTAGATGGTACTTTCGATATTGAGCATGGTTTGCATGTAGGTCGTGAATTACTGGTTGAACTTGCTGAGATGGAAATTCCACTGGCAACAGAAGCACTAGACCCAATCAGCCCGCAATACCTAGCAGATACATTCAGCTGGGCGGCGATCGGCGCACGTACAACGGAATCACAAACGCACCGTGAAATGGCAAGTGGTCTTTCAATGCCTATTGGTTTCAAAAACGGTACAGATGGCAACCTAGGCACAGCAATCAATGCGATGCAGGCAGCTTCTTCTAGTCACCGTTTCATGGGTATCAGCCGTGAAGGTCAAGTTGCACTATTAACTACTCAAGGTAACCCAAACGGTCATGTTATTTTACGTGGCGGTAAGCAAACGAACTACGATTCAGTATCCGTACACGAATGTGAGCAAGAGCTTGGTAAGTCAGGTTTAGAAGCAGCACTGATGGTTGACTGTAGCCACGCTAACTCTCGCAAAGACTTCCGTCGCCAGCCTCTGGTTGCCGAAGATGTGATTCATCAAATTCGTGAAGGTAACAAGTCGATCATCGGCCTTATGATTGAAAGCCATATCAACGAAGGAAACCAATCTTCTGATATACCTCTCAATGAGATGAAATACGGCGTTTCAATTACCGACGCGTGTATCAATTGGGACACAACTGAGGCACTATTGAAACATGCACATACGGAACTAGTCCCGTTCTTAGAGAACCGTTTGAAAGGTTAG
- the tyrA gene encoding bifunctional chorismate mutase/prephenate dehydrogenase has product MAVELNELRDQIDAVDKQMLDLLAQRLALVEKVGEVKSEHGLPIYVPEREAAMLASRRQEAEKIGVPPQLIEDILRRTMRESYASEKDSGFKCLNPELRSVVIVGGNGQLGGLFGRMFKLSGYEVKVLGSQDWDKADEILDNAGLVVVTVPIHLTEGVIAKLGNLPSDCILCDLTSIKSKPLQAMMNMHQGPVVGLHPMFGPDVPSLAKQVIVYSDGRGSESYQWLLEQFSIWGASLCQMDAAEHDHGMTLIQALRHFTSFAYGLHLSKENPNIDQLLKLSSPIYRLEIAMVGRLFAQDPNLYGDIILSSDENIEMIRRFHRCFGEALEILDGKDKAKFVESFDQVSDWFGDYSQQFLQESQSLLKQAHDSIHRG; this is encoded by the coding sequence ATGGCCGTTGAACTGAACGAATTACGCGACCAAATTGATGCTGTCGATAAACAGATGCTGGATTTACTGGCTCAGCGACTTGCTCTTGTTGAGAAAGTTGGTGAAGTGAAAAGTGAACATGGATTACCTATTTATGTGCCGGAGCGTGAAGCGGCAATGTTGGCGTCTCGTCGTCAAGAAGCAGAAAAAATAGGGGTTCCACCACAGCTCATCGAAGATATTTTGCGTCGAACTATGCGTGAATCTTATGCCAGCGAAAAAGACTCTGGTTTTAAGTGTCTTAACCCAGAATTACGTTCAGTGGTTATCGTTGGTGGTAATGGTCAGCTGGGTGGCTTATTTGGTCGTATGTTTAAGCTTTCTGGCTACGAAGTGAAAGTCCTTGGTAGTCAAGATTGGGATAAAGCCGATGAAATCCTAGATAACGCTGGTCTTGTGGTTGTTACCGTTCCAATTCACTTAACGGAAGGTGTGATTGCGAAACTTGGTAACCTGCCAAGCGATTGTATTCTTTGTGATTTAACATCGATTAAATCAAAGCCGCTGCAAGCAATGATGAATATGCACCAAGGCCCTGTTGTTGGTCTTCACCCTATGTTTGGCCCTGATGTACCAAGCCTAGCGAAACAGGTGATTGTTTACAGTGATGGGCGTGGTTCTGAAAGTTACCAATGGCTACTGGAGCAATTTAGTATCTGGGGTGCGAGCCTATGTCAGATGGATGCTGCTGAGCACGATCACGGCATGACTCTGATTCAAGCGCTTCGCCACTTTACCTCTTTTGCTTACGGTCTACACCTAAGCAAAGAGAACCCGAACATCGACCAACTTCTGAAGCTTAGCTCCCCAATCTACCGTCTAGAGATTGCGATGGTTGGTCGTCTATTTGCTCAAGACCCGAACTTGTACGGTGACATCATCCTATCTTCAGATGAGAACATTGAGATGATTCGACGCTTCCACCGTTGTTTTGGTGAAGCACTCGAGATCTTAGACGGAAAAGACAAAGCCAAGTTCGTTGAGAGTTTTGACCAGGTGAGTGATTGGTTTGGTGACTACTCACAGCAATTCTTGCAAGAGAGTCAAAGCCTGTTAAAACAAGCACATGACTCGATTCATCGCGGTTAA
- a CDS encoding M23 family metallopeptidase codes for MSKKVSITIPSSQGEQTFYFGRKAVLLCMTSQLSVPMLIGGATYMHLESKNKLAAQAGDAQQLIETLIVEKEQTEFLYAEQVETNHNLSQALTEKEGTIQLLGKRVFDVESVLGLADEELHTDEVSLEDRIDAAAVDSAVRATMFRLIPNDSPMAYQRISSSYGRRTNPITGKRHNHTGIDLTCKRGEDILAPADGVIETVRPSKKGFGNFITMRHSFGFMSSYAHLQKFKVRSGQFVSKGDVIASCGNSGNSTGPHLHYEVRFLGRSLNPQYLMDWTPENFNYVFEKEKKVKWGPLVQLIDNVVRLQINLTNVPYISSTIDTVSSDDNRVSNENNKEPIVTN; via the coding sequence ATGTCTAAAAAAGTGTCCATTACTATTCCCTCTAGTCAGGGGGAACAGACGTTTTACTTCGGTCGAAAAGCCGTACTCTTATGCATGACCTCCCAGCTCTCAGTACCGATGCTGATTGGTGGTGCAACCTACATGCACCTTGAGAGTAAAAACAAGCTAGCTGCACAAGCCGGTGATGCACAACAGTTAATTGAAACTCTGATTGTTGAAAAAGAGCAGACCGAGTTCTTATACGCGGAACAAGTTGAAACCAACCATAACCTTTCTCAAGCCTTAACTGAGAAAGAAGGGACGATTCAGTTACTCGGTAAGCGTGTATTCGATGTGGAATCCGTTCTAGGCCTGGCTGATGAAGAGTTACACACCGATGAGGTTTCACTAGAAGACCGCATTGATGCTGCAGCTGTCGATTCCGCGGTAAGAGCTACCATGTTCCGCTTAATTCCTAATGATAGTCCGATGGCTTATCAACGCATCTCGTCTTCATACGGTCGCCGTACTAACCCAATTACAGGCAAACGCCACAACCATACTGGTATCGACCTTACTTGTAAGCGTGGTGAAGATATCTTAGCACCAGCAGATGGTGTGATTGAAACCGTACGCCCAAGTAAGAAAGGCTTTGGTAACTTTATCACCATGCGCCATTCGTTTGGCTTCATGAGCTCTTACGCGCATCTGCAAAAATTCAAAGTTCGCAGCGGTCAGTTTGTTAGTAAAGGTGATGTGATTGCGAGCTGTGGTAACTCAGGTAACTCAACTGGCCCACATCTGCATTATGAAGTACGCTTCCTTGGTCGCTCATTGAACCCTCAATACTTGATGGATTGGACACCAGAAAACTTCAATTACGTGTTTGAGAAAGAAAAAAAGGTGAAATGGGGCCCACTCGTTCAGCTGATTGATAACGTGGTTCGCTTGCAGATCAACCTAACTAACGTGCCTTACATCAGTTCAACTATCGACACAGTATCCAGCGATGATAACCGAGTATCGAACGAGAATAACAAAGAGCCTATCGTGACTAACTAG
- a CDS encoding PilZ domain-containing protein, with amino-acid sequence MIERRQFSRVIYQVPTEISQGQVNVSGSVQDLSLHGLLIQCEELQQLNQENPVHVSFKLTNSDINIQLEATIVSTINTSMRLRIEHLDIDSISHLKRLVELNVGDDDLLYREIEHLTDLGKE; translated from the coding sequence ATGATTGAAAGACGTCAATTTTCACGAGTTATTTATCAAGTTCCGACTGAAATCTCACAAGGACAAGTAAATGTATCAGGCTCAGTGCAAGACTTATCTCTTCATGGTTTACTCATTCAGTGCGAAGAGTTACAGCAACTTAACCAGGAGAACCCTGTTCACGTTAGCTTTAAGCTGACCAACAGCGATATCAACATTCAGTTAGAAGCAACGATAGTCTCTACCATCAATACCTCAATGCGTTTACGCATAGAGCATTTAGATATTGATAGTATCAGCCACCTTAAGCGCCTTGTTGAGCTTAATGTTGGTGACGATGACCTGCTTTATAGAGAGATTGAACACCTTACCGACTTAGGCAAGGAATAA